Proteins encoded by one window of Cylindrospermum stagnale PCC 7417:
- a CDS encoding DUF2499 domain-containing protein — protein sequence MHALSIPTWIIHISSVIEWIAAIWLIWTYGELTGNRSWWALSLAMLPALISAMCACTWHYFDNAESLEWMVTLQATMTLVGNFTLWAAAVWIWRSTKSAKDTITAQPIKSKP from the coding sequence ATGCACGCCCTTTCAATCCCCACCTGGATTATTCATATTTCTAGCGTCATTGAGTGGATAGCCGCCATTTGGTTAATCTGGACTTATGGTGAACTCACCGGCAACCGCAGTTGGTGGGCATTGTCCCTAGCCATGTTACCAGCTTTAATCAGCGCCATGTGTGCCTGTACTTGGCATTATTTCGACAACGCCGAATCACTAGAATGGATGGTCACGCTGCAAGCTACCATGACCTTAGTTGGTAATTTTACCCTTTGGGCAGCAGCCGTGTGGATTTGGCGTTCCACCAAGTCTGCTAAAGACACAATTACCGCCCAACCTATCAAATCAAAGCCATGA
- a CDS encoding DUF3593 domain-containing protein, translated as MISKETLFALSLFPYLGFLWFISRSPQMPRLALYGFYGTLVFVAVTIPAGIYALVHYGNSLANVDWLHGSAEVFLTLSNILIVVGFRQAVQQLKTKN; from the coding sequence ATGATCTCAAAAGAAACCCTATTTGCCCTTTCCTTATTTCCCTATTTGGGTTTCTTGTGGTTCATTAGCCGCAGTCCGCAAATGCCGCGTTTAGCACTATATGGATTTTACGGCACTTTGGTATTTGTCGCCGTCACCATTCCGGCAGGGATTTATGCCCTAGTCCATTATGGAAATTCTCTAGCAAATGTCGATTGGTTACATGGCAGTGCAGAAGTATTTTTAACCCTGTCTAACATCTTGATTGTGGTGGGTTTTCGCCAAGCTGTGCAGCAACTAAAAACCAAAAATTAG
- the hisA gene encoding 1-(5-phosphoribosyl)-5-[(5-phosphoribosylamino)methylideneamino]imidazole-4-carboxamide isomerase gives MDVIPAIDLLEGRCVRLYQGDYEKSQVFSENPVDIAKVWVDQGATRLHIVDLDGAKAGKIVNIGAIEAIAKSVSVPIEVGGGLRDRSSIQQLFDLGIQWGILGTIAVEQPQLVQELCQEFPGKIIIGIDARNGLVATRGWLETSEVLATQLAVQMQELGAAAIIYTDINRDGTLSGPNLDALRELAGAITIPVIASGGVSSVTDLLSLLALEPQGVTGVIVGKALYTGDIALSEALRAIGPGRIQDIPPNLDFSAFA, from the coding sequence ATGGACGTAATACCAGCAATTGATTTACTCGAAGGTCGTTGTGTGCGACTGTATCAGGGAGACTATGAAAAATCGCAAGTATTCAGCGAGAACCCAGTAGATATTGCTAAAGTATGGGTAGATCAAGGTGCGACCAGACTGCACATAGTTGATTTAGATGGGGCAAAAGCCGGTAAGATAGTTAATATTGGCGCAATTGAAGCGATCGCTAAATCTGTATCAGTTCCCATTGAAGTCGGCGGCGGATTGCGCGATCGCTCCAGCATACAACAATTATTTGATCTTGGCATCCAATGGGGCATACTCGGCACCATCGCCGTAGAACAACCCCAGCTAGTGCAAGAACTCTGCCAAGAATTCCCCGGAAAGATTATTATCGGCATAGATGCCCGTAACGGACTAGTCGCAACTCGTGGTTGGTTAGAAACCTCAGAAGTTTTAGCCACCCAACTAGCAGTGCAAATGCAAGAATTAGGCGCAGCCGCCATCATTTACACCGACATCAACCGTGATGGTACCCTCTCAGGCCCCAACCTAGACGCTTTGCGAGAACTCGCCGGCGCAATAACCATTCCTGTAATCGCTTCTGGTGGCGTCAGTTCTGTTACCGATTTATTGAGTCTATTAGCATTAGAACCCCAAGGAGTCACAGGTGTAATTGTCGGTAAAGCCCTGTACACTGGAGATATTGCCCTCAGCGAAGCATTGCGAGCTATCGGCCCAGGGCGCATTCAAGATATTCCCCCCAATCTAGATTTTTCCGCTTTCGCTTAG
- a CDS encoding winged helix-turn-helix domain-containing protein — MYTSDLTKYSTRAEIGQTSRILVVEDEELIREMLVVALEEEGYEVITAADGRSAIEFLKSCEPNSGELPFDLVLLDLMLPQINGLDICRLLRHQGNPVPVLMLSAKGSETDRVLGLEVGADDYLTKPFSMRELVARCRALLRRQRLSSLPQLPVLKHKDVTLNPQECRVLVRGQEVSLSPKEFRLLELFMSYARRVWSREQLLDQVWGPDFVGDSKTVDVHIRWLREKLEADPSHPEYIVTVRGFGYRFG; from the coding sequence ATGTATACCAGTGACTTGACCAAGTACTCGACCAGAGCGGAGATCGGACAAACGAGCCGAATTCTCGTAGTAGAAGATGAAGAACTCATCCGGGAAATGCTAGTTGTGGCATTGGAGGAGGAAGGCTATGAGGTGATTACTGCCGCTGATGGGCGCTCGGCGATAGAATTTCTCAAAAGTTGTGAACCCAATTCAGGTGAGTTGCCCTTTGATTTGGTGCTTCTGGATTTGATGCTGCCGCAGATTAATGGGCTAGATATTTGCCGCTTGTTGCGTCATCAAGGAAACCCAGTGCCGGTTTTGATGCTCAGTGCAAAGGGTAGCGAAACTGACCGAGTTCTGGGTTTGGAGGTAGGAGCAGATGATTATTTAACTAAACCCTTTAGTATGCGGGAATTGGTGGCTCGGTGTCGCGCATTACTCCGCCGCCAACGTTTAAGTAGTTTGCCACAATTGCCTGTATTAAAACATAAGGATGTGACCTTAAATCCCCAAGAGTGCCGTGTGTTGGTTCGTGGTCAAGAGGTAAGTTTATCACCGAAGGAGTTCCGACTGCTGGAACTGTTTATGAGTTATGCCCGTCGGGTATGGTCGCGGGAGCAGTTGCTGGATCAGGTTTGGGGTCCAGATTTTGTTGGGGATAGCAAAACTGTGGATGTTCACATTCGCTGGTTGCGCGAAAAGTTAGAGGCAGATCCCAGTCATCCAGAATATATTGTGACTGTACGAGGTTTTGGCTATCGATTCGGATAA
- a CDS encoding sensor histidine kinase has product MLLLGFLLGLAVGIGFWVWQQVQLNDYLGRVLQPLTAHSYKVALPLIPHLRQEIALVKQQRQDLQQSLQTYQDLLDFAPLGYLQVDEENQLLWCNQQSREILQLQRWQAGQVRLLLELVRSYELDQLIEHTRDRQKPQMREWVFHPSGETATEILSMKSLALRASSLPLPQGQVGVFLENRQPLLDMNQARDRSFSDLAHELRTPLTSIRLVAETLQKRLEPPLDRWVNRLMQEVDRLINLVQSWLELTQMETNPSMQLHLEVVEVRSLIASVWETLEPLAQKQDLTLTYSGIENLWIKGDRFRIYQVFLNLLDNSIKYSPPSTRIHIEAKILQVVDSHQSNTSSQHLEINIIDSGIGFSPADLPHIFERFYRGDQARTRSPMPESNSTTAIIGSGLGLAIVRQIVIAHGGAIKAMNHPETGGAWMQVQLPEVVDTPSQGV; this is encoded by the coding sequence ATGCTCTTATTGGGATTTCTTCTGGGTTTGGCGGTAGGCATTGGGTTTTGGGTTTGGCAACAGGTTCAACTTAACGACTACCTGGGGCGCGTGCTCCAACCGCTGACGGCTCATTCTTATAAGGTGGCACTACCGCTGATTCCTCACTTGCGGCAAGAAATTGCTTTGGTGAAGCAACAACGGCAAGATTTACAGCAGTCGCTGCAAACTTACCAAGACTTGTTGGATTTTGCTCCACTGGGATATTTGCAGGTGGATGAAGAAAATCAACTGCTGTGGTGCAATCAGCAGTCACGGGAAATTTTGCAACTGCAAAGGTGGCAAGCAGGACAGGTGCGCTTGTTGCTGGAGTTGGTACGATCTTATGAACTGGATCAGTTAATTGAGCACACTCGCGATCGCCAAAAACCCCAAATGCGGGAGTGGGTTTTTCATCCATCTGGCGAAACTGCTACAGAAATCTTGAGTATGAAATCTCTGGCTTTACGGGCTTCCAGCTTGCCTTTACCTCAAGGACAAGTGGGAGTATTTCTGGAAAATCGCCAACCTTTGTTGGATATGAATCAAGCACGCGATCGCTCTTTTTCTGATCTGGCACACGAACTGAGAACGCCTTTAACCTCGATTCGTCTGGTTGCGGAAACTCTGCAAAAGCGCTTAGAACCACCTTTAGATCGCTGGGTTAACCGCTTGATGCAGGAAGTTGACCGGCTGATTAATTTGGTACAAAGTTGGTTAGAACTCACCCAAATGGAGACTAACCCCAGCATGCAATTGCACTTGGAAGTGGTGGAAGTGCGATCGCTAATTGCCTCGGTGTGGGAAACTTTAGAACCATTGGCACAAAAGCAAGATCTAACTCTGACCTATTCTGGAATCGAAAATCTCTGGATAAAAGGCGATCGCTTCCGCATTTACCAAGTCTTTCTCAACTTGCTAGACAACAGCATCAAATACAGCCCCCCTTCTACAAGAATTCACATAGAAGCTAAAATTCTACAAGTGGTCGATTCTCACCAAAGCAATACCAGTTCCCAGCACCTAGAAATTAATATCATTGACTCTGGAATTGGCTTTTCACCAGCAGATTTACCCCATATTTTTGAGCGATTTTACCGAGGAGATCAAGCACGGACTCGTTCCCCAATGCCAGAGAGTAATTCGACAACGGCGATTATTGGTAGCGGTTTAGGTTTAGCGATCGTCCGACAAATAGTCATCGCCCACGGTGGTGCCATCAAGGCCATGAACCATCCAGAAACTGGTGGCGCTTGGATGCAAGTCCAACTCCCAGAAGTTGTGGATACCCCAAGCCAAGGCGTTTGA
- the phoU gene encoding phosphate signaling complex protein PhoU → MKAVLYNPNPDRSQLARAIRRLERDVLRMGALVEQSFRLSHQALFARNLTAAEEIPRLDKKIDRFYRQIESDCTAIMTMQAPTEQDLRCLSAFMQLVRDLERIGDYAKDLAEIAIKIFPYPSHTSLPDIADMSHHAQAMLATSLVALADLDAAGGRGLKHLDDTVDNAYDRLYQTLAQQRDVPGVVEPILLLVLAIRCLERMADHATNIGQRVAYIVTGQRT, encoded by the coding sequence GTGAAAGCTGTTCTTTATAATCCCAATCCTGACAGATCTCAGCTAGCACGTGCTATTCGGCGCTTAGAGCGAGATGTATTACGCATGGGAGCTTTGGTGGAACAATCATTTCGCCTCAGCCACCAAGCATTATTTGCCCGCAACTTAACAGCAGCTGAGGAAATTCCCCGATTAGATAAAAAAATTGATCGCTTTTATCGACAAATAGAATCAGATTGTACGGCAATTATGACCATGCAAGCGCCTACAGAGCAAGATTTGCGCTGCTTAAGTGCTTTTATGCAGCTGGTACGAGATTTAGAGCGAATTGGGGATTACGCTAAGGATCTAGCTGAAATTGCGATTAAAATATTTCCTTATCCGTCTCATACTTCTTTGCCAGATATTGCCGACATGTCTCACCATGCACAGGCAATGTTAGCAACTAGCTTGGTGGCTTTGGCAGATTTGGATGCCGCAGGTGGAAGAGGTTTAAAGCACCTAGATGATACTGTAGACAATGCCTACGATCGCCTTTATCAGACTTTAGCCCAGCAACGGGATGTTCCCGGAGTAGTCGAGCCAATTCTGCTCCTAGTATTGGCCATCCGTTGTTTAGAACGCATGGCAGATCACGCTACTAATATCGGTCAAAGAGTGGCATACATCGTCACCGGTCAACGCACTTAA
- a CDS encoding Crp/Fnr family transcriptional regulator, giving the protein MTYPTSHAPNSNTLSNSALDGKLPQRLFSRREVILPGNDILWRIERGVVRTLTWTEEGTFITLGYWGAGDLIGHPLSRINPYQIECLTSVEVSIVPPSLWSQEVNALLSHIQQAEKLLSVVHRKPISLRLWQFLVWLSEKFGRDVEQGKLIDLHITHQEMAEVLNTTRVTVTRLLHQFVEEGTLLRHKRSIILRLPNKLIRA; this is encoded by the coding sequence ATGACGTATCCCACAAGTCACGCCCCAAACTCTAACACACTAAGCAACTCAGCCTTAGATGGAAAGTTACCCCAGCGGCTATTTTCCCGTCGAGAAGTGATTCTGCCAGGGAATGATATACTTTGGCGCATCGAACGCGGAGTAGTTCGTACCTTAACCTGGACGGAGGAAGGAACATTCATCACCTTGGGTTATTGGGGAGCAGGCGATTTAATAGGTCATCCATTGTCCCGAATTAATCCCTACCAAATTGAATGCCTGACAAGTGTGGAAGTTAGCATTGTACCACCATCACTCTGGTCTCAAGAAGTCAATGCTTTACTATCCCATATTCAACAGGCAGAGAAACTCTTAAGCGTGGTACATCGTAAACCGATTTCTCTACGTTTATGGCAGTTTTTGGTGTGGTTAAGTGAAAAATTTGGTCGGGATGTAGAACAGGGAAAGCTGATTGATTTGCATATTACTCATCAAGAAATGGCGGAAGTCTTAAATACAACTAGAGTAACCGTAACACGGTTACTACATCAGTTTGTGGAAGAAGGGACATTATTACGTCATAAACGTAGTATTATTCTGCGTTTACCAAATAAATTAATCAGAGCATAA
- a CDS encoding iron uptake porin — MTKLFWNVLKVSPIVVAATFFAANNALAGEINEQLTNVAQLSEESNNIGQVTSVSQFSDVQPTDWAFQALQSLVERYGCIAGYPNGTYRGNRALTRYEFAAGLNACLDRVNELIATASADLVNKEDLATLQRLQEEYSAELATLRGRVDALEARTSELEANQFSTTTKLKGEAIFALSDAFGDKRADNGADLESNTTLSDRVRLTLESSFIGTDKLQIRLNAGNFVQNEAVTGTRMTRLGFAEETGNGVEIDKINYAFNLGPARVKVDASGAELYENVNVFNPEFRSSGSGALSRYGRFSPIYRQGAGGSGLTVELNPQGALTLSAAYLASEANDPTDGNGVFDGNNTIFGQLAFKPSKAFSAALTYAHTYQGGGGRLFESTGGNNANRPFGANNAASSNNYGLQASFQPSSKLTLGGWVGYTTAQSETSNQDADIWYWAATLGVKDLGREGNVLGVIFGQPPKVTGGSNITEDSDTSYHLEGLYKVKVTDNIAVTPGLLVIFNPEHKDSNDTIYVGTLRTTFSF; from the coding sequence ATGACAAAACTATTCTGGAATGTTCTCAAGGTAAGTCCAATTGTCGTCGCCGCTACATTTTTTGCGGCTAACAACGCCTTAGCTGGTGAAATAAATGAGCAATTAACAAATGTTGCTCAGTTGTCAGAAGAGTCTAACAATATTGGTCAGGTAACATCCGTTTCTCAGTTTTCGGATGTGCAACCTACAGATTGGGCATTCCAAGCTTTGCAGTCTTTGGTTGAGCGCTACGGCTGTATTGCAGGTTATCCCAACGGCACCTACCGTGGGAATCGTGCATTGACCCGTTATGAATTTGCCGCTGGTTTGAATGCTTGTTTAGATAGAGTTAATGAATTGATTGCCACAGCTAGCGCTGACTTGGTAAACAAAGAAGATTTAGCTACCTTACAGCGGTTACAAGAAGAATATTCGGCTGAATTGGCAACTCTGCGCGGTCGTGTAGATGCTCTAGAAGCTCGCACTTCTGAATTGGAAGCCAATCAATTCTCCACCACCACCAAACTTAAAGGTGAAGCGATTTTTGCTCTGTCTGACGCCTTCGGTGATAAGAGAGCCGACAACGGTGCAGATTTGGAAAGCAACACCACTCTCTCTGACCGGGTGCGGTTGACCTTAGAAAGCAGCTTCATTGGTACAGACAAGTTACAAATCCGTTTGAATGCTGGTAATTTCGTCCAAAATGAGGCTGTAACTGGTACAAGAATGACCCGTTTGGGTTTTGCCGAAGAAACTGGTAACGGAGTTGAAATAGATAAAATCAACTACGCCTTCAACTTGGGTCCAGCACGGGTCAAGGTGGACGCTAGTGGTGCTGAGTTGTACGAGAACGTCAACGTTTTCAACCCTGAATTCAGAAGCAGTGGTTCAGGCGCTCTCTCCCGTTACGGACGTTTCAGCCCCATCTATCGCCAAGGGGCTGGGGGTAGTGGTTTGACGGTGGAATTAAATCCCCAAGGCGCTTTAACCTTAAGTGCAGCCTATCTCGCATCTGAAGCTAACGACCCCACTGATGGTAACGGTGTATTCGATGGTAATAATACTATCTTCGGTCAGTTAGCATTTAAGCCCAGTAAGGCTTTCAGTGCGGCTTTAACCTACGCTCACACTTATCAAGGTGGTGGTGGCAGGCTGTTTGAAAGTACAGGAGGTAATAATGCCAATAGACCATTTGGTGCTAATAATGCTGCCTCATCGAACAACTACGGTCTACAAGCCTCCTTCCAACCCAGTTCTAAGTTGACTCTTGGTGGTTGGGTAGGTTATACCACTGCTCAATCTGAAACAAGCAATCAGGACGCCGATATTTGGTACTGGGCTGCTACCCTTGGTGTAAAAGATTTGGGTAGAGAAGGCAATGTCTTGGGTGTGATCTTCGGTCAACCACCTAAAGTTACCGGCGGTAGCAATATTACTGAAGACTCTGACACCTCTTATCATCTAGAGGGTCTCTACAAGGTGAAGGTCACTGATAATATTGCTGTTACTCCTGGTTTGTTGGTAATTTTCAATCCTGAACATAAAGACAGCAATGACACTATTTACGTAGGTACTCTACGTACAACCTTCAGTTTCTAA
- a CDS encoding RNA-guided endonuclease InsQ/TnpB family protein yields the protein MYRAIKLRIYPTDEQESNLAQCFGNTRWLWNYMLNATTTAFQETGKGLSKVAMDKLLPGLKKEYEWLGLAYSQVLQRVTFNLSSAFVNFFEGRAKYPNFKSKYGKQSIQYPQNVKLMPQDSVIKFPGNMGMVKTVFHKELPNAKFTTVTISKNADGRYYASILFNQEKKKVVAINEAIGVDLGLKNFAITSDGSKYDLPKKRLAKLEKNRKRKQKKLARKKDKASKKRQKAKRLVARVSSKIARVREDFLHKLSRKIAYESQVICVEDMFVKNLVKNPNLAKAISDQGWGMFLTMLKYKAERFGHTYQEINRFFPSSQLCSETLLPIPMWQNGYDSLGIRFVDCPHCQKQHDRDINAAINIRNEGLRLLVLGTSTFAQGGDIRPKTSGRKKSTRSEAIPNELGSLHRTARSM from the coding sequence ATGTACAGAGCAATTAAACTGAGAATTTATCCTACCGATGAGCAAGAATCAAATCTCGCTCAATGTTTTGGTAATACTCGGTGGTTGTGGAATTATATGCTGAATGCCACAACCACAGCATTCCAAGAAACGGGAAAGGGTCTTTCTAAGGTGGCAATGGACAAGTTGCTACCGGGGTTAAAGAAAGAATATGAATGGTTAGGACTAGCATACAGTCAAGTATTGCAACGAGTAACATTCAATCTTTCTAGTGCATTTGTCAACTTCTTTGAAGGACGTGCTAAATACCCGAACTTCAAGTCCAAATATGGCAAGCAGTCAATCCAGTATCCTCAAAATGTAAAACTTATGCCACAGGATTCTGTTATTAAGTTTCCTGGGAATATGGGGATGGTTAAAACTGTGTTTCACAAAGAACTACCTAATGCTAAATTCACAACTGTAACTATATCCAAGAATGCAGATGGTAGATACTACGCTTCTATTCTGTTTAACCAAGAAAAAAAGAAAGTAGTTGCTATCAATGAAGCTATTGGTGTTGACCTGGGGCTAAAGAATTTTGCCATCACTTCTGACGGCTCAAAATATGACCTACCCAAGAAGCGATTAGCAAAACTAGAGAAGAATAGAAAGCGTAAACAGAAAAAACTAGCAAGAAAAAAAGACAAAGCATCTAAGAAACGTCAAAAAGCTAAACGCTTAGTAGCTAGAGTCTCTAGTAAAATAGCTAGAGTTAGAGAGGATTTTCTACACAAGCTATCTCGCAAAATAGCATACGAAAGCCAAGTGATTTGTGTAGAAGACATGTTCGTTAAAAATCTGGTGAAAAATCCTAACTTAGCAAAAGCTATTAGTGATCAAGGTTGGGGAATGTTTCTCACCATGTTGAAATACAAAGCTGAGAGATTTGGTCATACATATCAGGAAATCAATCGTTTCTTCCCGTCATCTCAACTTTGTAGTGAAACTCTACTACCAATCCCAATGTGGCAAAATGGTTATGATTCATTGGGTATTAGGTTCGTGGATTGCCCACACTGCCAAAAGCAGCACGATAGAGACATCAATGCTGCGATCAATATCAGGAATGAAGGTTTGCGACTTTTGGTGTTAGGAACTAGCACTTTTGCCCAAGGAGGGGATATCAGACCAAAGACTTCTGGACGTAAAAAATCTACGAGGTCTGAGGCAATCCCCAACGAGTTGGGAAGCCTACATCGTACCGCAAGGTCGATGTAG
- a CDS encoding DUF3318 domain-containing protein produces the protein MEPNIEIRRLLDVMPASGRMTTKIVSKPEQKKVMDAVFPLPWNGERPIYINFDLWRRLTKPQRDLLLLQIVSWLTGVQWFKPDVYQGLVLAGLVGGLVESAQSDAVGVAIALGLSAIAAFRLWRNHQSLESELNADVTAIRIAQRRGYSETEAAQHLLTGMEAIAKIEGRSGLNFTELIRCQNLRAIANLSPVGVPENYK, from the coding sequence ATGGAGCCAAATATTGAAATTCGCCGTTTATTAGATGTGATGCCTGCTTCTGGTCGGATGACGACAAAAATCGTCAGTAAGCCAGAACAGAAAAAGGTGATGGATGCGGTCTTTCCCCTACCTTGGAATGGGGAGCGACCAATATATATTAACTTCGATTTGTGGCGTCGCCTGACGAAGCCACAACGGGACTTGTTGCTGTTGCAGATAGTTAGCTGGTTAACAGGGGTGCAGTGGTTTAAACCCGATGTTTATCAAGGTTTGGTGCTGGCGGGGCTGGTGGGTGGATTAGTGGAATCAGCACAGTCAGATGCGGTGGGTGTAGCGATCGCATTAGGATTAAGTGCGATCGCAGCATTTCGTCTCTGGCGCAATCACCAATCTCTAGAGTCAGAGTTAAATGCCGATGTCACAGCAATTCGCATCGCCCAGCGTCGGGGCTACTCAGAAACAGAAGCCGCCCAGCATTTGTTGACGGGAATGGAAGCGATCGCCAAAATTGAAGGACGTTCTGGTTTAAATTTTACCGAGTTGATTCGTTGCCAAAATTTACGGGCGATCGCCAATTTGTCACCAGTGGGTGTCCCCGAAAACTATAAATAG
- a CDS encoding pyridoxal phosphate-dependent aminotransferase yields MESLTSRMQAVQSPIIPVVGELMKNSPGTISLGQGVVHYSPPPSALEMLPKFLAEPVNHLYKPVEGIPLLLTALAAKLSAFNGIEINAENCIIVTAGSNMGFMNAILAITSPGDEIILNTPYYFNHEMAITMAGCRPVLVATDENYQLRPDGIAQAITPRTRAVVTISPNNPTGVVYSATALHQVNQICGYRGIYHISDEAYEYFTYNGVKHTSPGAFPGSSEYTISLYSLSKAYGFASWRIGYMVIPQHLFTAVKKVQDTILICPPVVCQYAAFGALQAKDDYLKDNISAIAQVRQLVLNSLNRLQNLCSIVPADGAFYFFLKVHTQMNAFDLVKRLIQEHQVAVIPGTTFGIEDGCYLRLAYGALPKETAYSGIERLVKGLEAILL; encoded by the coding sequence ATGGAATCTTTAACCTCTCGGATGCAGGCGGTACAGTCGCCGATCATTCCTGTTGTTGGGGAATTGATGAAAAACTCCCCCGGAACCATTTCCCTAGGGCAGGGTGTGGTACACTACAGCCCGCCACCATCTGCATTAGAGATGTTGCCCAAATTCCTCGCTGAACCAGTTAATCATCTCTATAAACCAGTTGAAGGTATTCCTTTATTATTGACAGCGCTGGCGGCAAAATTGTCAGCCTTCAACGGCATAGAAATCAACGCCGAAAATTGCATCATCGTCACAGCGGGAAGCAACATGGGGTTTATGAACGCCATTTTGGCTATTACCTCCCCAGGTGATGAAATTATTTTGAATACGCCCTACTATTTCAATCATGAGATGGCGATTACAATGGCGGGTTGTCGTCCGGTGTTAGTGGCGACAGATGAAAATTACCAATTGCGTCCCGATGGCATCGCCCAAGCCATTACCCCAAGAACCCGCGCCGTAGTCACAATTTCCCCCAACAATCCCACCGGGGTAGTGTATTCAGCAACGGCATTGCACCAAGTTAATCAAATTTGTGGCTATCGCGGCATTTACCATATTAGCGATGAAGCTTATGAATACTTTACCTATAACGGCGTAAAACACACCTCCCCTGGTGCCTTTCCTGGCAGTAGTGAATATACAATTTCCCTTTATAGCCTTTCTAAGGCTTATGGTTTCGCTAGTTGGCGCATCGGCTACATGGTAATTCCCCAGCATCTGTTTACCGCCGTCAAAAAAGTCCAAGATACGATTTTGATTTGTCCGCCAGTAGTCTGCCAGTATGCGGCTTTCGGGGCATTGCAGGCGAAGGACGACTACTTAAAAGACAATATTAGTGCGATCGCGCAAGTGCGGCAACTAGTTCTAAATTCACTCAATCGCCTGCAAAACTTATGTAGCATTGTCCCCGCTGATGGCGCCTTCTATTTTTTCTTAAAAGTTCATACCCAAATGAATGCTTTTGATTTAGTTAAAAGACTGATTCAAGAACATCAAGTTGCCGTAATTCCTGGCACAACCTTTGGTATAGAAGACGGATGTTATCTGCGCCTTGCTTATGGTGCGTTGCCAAAAGAAACCGCTTATTCAGGTATAGAAAGATTAGTCAAAGGTCTAGAAGCGATATTATTATAA
- a CDS encoding secondary thiamine-phosphate synthase enzyme YjbQ, translating to MPIINKFLEIATDEGITIYNITPQLEDFIESTAIKNGQILVFSRHTTTALAINENEVRLLEDIKVFLQKLAPNSEHYLHNDLHLRDVPEDEPINAHSHLMAMMLSTSEFIPIVDGKLALGTWQSVLFFELDGPRKRTVFLQISGE from the coding sequence ATGCCGATTATCAATAAATTCCTCGAAATCGCTACTGACGAAGGTATCACTATTTATAATATCACCCCCCAACTTGAAGATTTTATTGAATCAACAGCGATTAAAAACGGTCAAATATTAGTATTTTCTCGCCACACGACAACGGCATTAGCCATCAATGAAAATGAAGTCAGACTATTAGAAGATATAAAAGTATTCTTGCAAAAATTAGCCCCAAATTCAGAACACTACTTACACAACGACCTACATTTAAGGGATGTTCCTGAAGACGAACCGATAAATGCTCACTCTCACTTGATGGCCATGATGTTAAGCACCAGTGAATTTATTCCCATTGTGGATGGAAAATTAGCTTTGGGAACTTGGCAATCTGTGTTGTTTTTTGAATTAGATGGGCCGCGTAAAAGAACCGTATTTTTGCAAATTTCTGGGGAATAG
- a CDS encoding SDR family oxidoreductase: MTNPSNIFIGGASRGVGREIAKYLTAQNFKIKALLRTADTAAELEAIGIQTVLGNALNMSDVERAILANDRIYAVISTIGGLPQDGEKADFLGNKNLIDAAVKAGVQKFILVTSIGTGNSVVAMPPQALEALRPVLIEKEKAEQHLIASGLTYTIIRPGGLKSEPATGNGILTEDPRIIGSINRADVAQLVVRSLISDSVNNKILSAVDRNMVYPGQPEFVELSLDQ; encoded by the coding sequence ATGACAAATCCATCTAACATTTTTATCGGTGGGGCAAGTCGCGGTGTTGGTCGAGAAATCGCTAAATATCTGACGGCGCAAAATTTTAAGATCAAAGCACTCTTGAGAACGGCAGATACTGCTGCTGAACTAGAAGCAATCGGTATTCAGACGGTGCTAGGAAATGCCTTAAATATGAGCGATGTCGAACGGGCTATTCTAGCAAATGACCGGATATACGCCGTTATTAGTACCATTGGCGGTTTACCCCAAGACGGTGAAAAAGCGGATTTTTTGGGTAATAAAAATCTCATTGATGCAGCAGTTAAAGCTGGGGTGCAAAAGTTTATTCTCGTGACTTCCATTGGTACTGGTAATAGTGTCGTTGCGATGCCTCCCCAAGCTTTAGAAGCACTCAGACCTGTTTTAATCGAAAAAGAAAAAGCTGAACAACACTTAATTGCTAGTGGACTTACTTACACCATTATCCGTCCCGGTGGGCTAAAGTCAGAACCAGCAACTGGCAATGGTATTTTAACTGAAGACCCGCGCATTATTGGCAGTATAAATCGCGCAGATGTCGCTCAGTTGGTTGTCCGCTCTTTAATTTCTGACAGTGTTAATAATAAAATATTGTCAGCAGTAGACCGCAATATGGTATACCCTGGACAGCCAGAATTTGTAGAATTGAGTTTAGATCAGTGA